The window ATTTTCTGAAATGGATTTTGCTGAAAATAGCAAAATTTCCCAGAAATTTCAGATATACTTTCGGAGAAAGATTAGAGAATTTGCTTCTTTATATCATGGAGTTGCTTATTGAAGCAAAATATACTAAAGAACGCAGATCATTGCTCCAGAAAGCAAATCTGCAATTGGAAATATTGAGGCATTACATTCGTTTAAGCTATGATATAAAATTGGTTACAGATAAAGAATATGAATTCACCTCCAAACGAATAATTTTGATTGGAAATCAATTGGGCGGTTGGTTGAAAGGACAGAACAATAATGCCTAAACGCATCGGTTACATTTATCAGGAAATCTATAGTTGGAAGAATCTTGTAACTGCTTTCAAGAAGGCTCGAAAAAGTAAAAGAAGCAAAGAGGAAGTAGCGGATTTTGAATATAATCTTGAGAATAATTTATTAAATATTCAAGAGTCGCTATTGCAGAATAATTTCAGCTTTTCCGGATATAAACATTTCATAATAAAGGAACCAAAAGAACGGTTGATTTCTTGTGCGCCCTTCAAAGATAGGGTAGTTCATCATGCCATCTGCAACATTTTAGAACCTATTCTTGATAAATCCATGATTGCGGACACATTTGCCTGCCGCAGAGGTAAAGGTCTCCATCATGCTGTGAGAAGAGCATTCTGGATGTATCAGCAATGTGAGTATGTATATAAATTCGATATTCAGAAATACTTCTATACTATAGATCATGAGATCCTTTTAAATAAATTGCAGCGCAAGATCAAAGATTCCCAACTAATGAATTTGCTGAAAAGTTTATTGGAAACCTACAAATCAAGTTCCGATTACTATCTTCCTTTTGAAGACGATAATATTTTTGATTATGGTAGAAGCAGGGGATTACCCATCGGGAATTTGACCAGCCAGCTTTTTGCGAATTATTATTTGTCGGAATTCGATCATTTCTGCAAAGAACGTCTCCATCAGAAGTTTTACATCAGGTATATGGATGATATTCTTATTTTCGGTGATGATAAGGAGATTCTATATAGAATTAAGAAAGAAATTGAAGCATTTTTATCAGAGATCCGACTTCATGTTCATCCACATAAAAACGCAATTTCAAAGACAAAACATGGTGTAAATTTTCTTGGTTTCCGATATAACAATAACGCTATCAAATTGCAAAATAGAAATTTAATTCGCTTCAAACGAAAACTTCGTGCTTTTTCATCCAGAGAAATTTCAATAAATGATATTATTCTCAGCTTCAATGGTCATCTTGGTTACTTCAATTCGGGTCATTGTAATAAGATAGTAGAACAGATTCTAACCGAATATCAATTTTCGGATGGAAGAAAGAATTATAGGTTAGCAATATGAAGGGTGTCGAACAGAAACAGAGCCAAATTTTGCGTGGCGGTTCCTGGAACAACAATGACAACAACTGCCGGGTGGCAAATCGCAACAACAACAATCCCGACAACAGCAACAACAACAACGGTTTTCGTTTCTTGAATACTAC is drawn from Candidatus Cloacimonadota bacterium and contains these coding sequences:
- the avd gene encoding diversity-generating retroelement protein Avd codes for the protein MDAKIINDYYDFLKWILLKIAKFPRNFRYTFGERLENLLLYIMELLIEAKYTKERRSLLQKANLQLEILRHYIRLSYDIKLVTDKEYEFTSKRIILIGNQLGGWLKGQNNNA
- a CDS encoding reverse transcriptase/maturase family protein, which gives rise to MPKRIGYIYQEIYSWKNLVTAFKKARKSKRSKEEVADFEYNLENNLLNIQESLLQNNFSFSGYKHFIIKEPKERLISCAPFKDRVVHHAICNILEPILDKSMIADTFACRRGKGLHHAVRRAFWMYQQCEYVYKFDIQKYFYTIDHEILLNKLQRKIKDSQLMNLLKSLLETYKSSSDYYLPFEDDNIFDYGRSRGLPIGNLTSQLFANYYLSEFDHFCKERLHQKFYIRYMDDILIFGDDKEILYRIKKEIEAFLSEIRLHVHPHKNAISKTKHGVNFLGFRYNNNAIKLQNRNLIRFKRKLRAFSSREISINDIILSFNGHLGYFNSGHCNKIVEQILTEYQFSDGRKNYRLAI
- a CDS encoding SUMF1/EgtB/PvdO family nonheme iron enzyme encodes the protein MKGVEQKQSQILRGGSWNNNDNNCRVANRNNNNPDNSNNNNGFRFLNTTRCQILYFFRFTERAIMGVQFDVRC